One Bos taurus isolate L1 Dominette 01449 registration number 42190680 breed Hereford chromosome 25, ARS-UCD2.0, whole genome shotgun sequence genomic window carries:
- the RABGEF1 gene encoding rab5 GDP/GTP exchange factor (The RefSeq protein aligns at 99% coverage compared to this genomic sequence) yields MSLKSERRGIHVDQSELLCKKGCGYYGNPAWQGFCSKCWREEYHKARQKQIQEDWELAERLQREEEEAFASSQSSQGAQSLTFSKFEEKKTNEKTRKVTTVKKFFSASSRVGAKKAEIQEAKAPSPSINRQTSIETDRVSKEFIEFLKTFHKTGQEIYKQTKLFLEAMHYKRDLSIEEQSECTQDFYQNVAERMQTRGKVPPERVEKIMDQIEKYIMTRLYKYVFCPETTDDEKKDLAIQKRIRALHWVTPQMLCVPVNEEIPEVSDMVVKAITDIIEMDSKRVPRDKLACITKCSKHIFNAIKITKNEPASADDFLPTLIYIVLKGNPPRLQSNIQYITRFCNPSRLMTGEDGYYFTNLCCAVAFIEKLDAQSLNLSQEDFDRYMSGQTSPRKQESENWSPDACLGVKQMYKNLDLLSQLNERQERIMNEAKKLEKDLIDWTDGIAKEVQDIVEKYPLEIRPPNQSVAAIDSENVENDKLPPPLQPQVYAG; encoded by the exons ATGAGCCTTAAGTCTGAACGCCGAGGAATTCATGTGGATCAGTCGGAGCTCCTATGCAAGAAAGGATGTGGTTACTACGGCAACCCTGCTTGGCAGGGTTTCTGCTCCAAGTGCTGGAGAGAGGAGTACCACAAAGCCAGGCAGAAGCAGATTCAGGAGGACTGGGAACTGGCAGAGCG ACTGCAGCGGGAGGAAGAAGAGGCCTTTGCCAGCAGTCAGAGCAGCCAAGGTGCCCAATCCCTCACATTTTCCAAGTTTGAAGAGAAGAAAACCAATGAGAAGACCCGCAAGGTTACCACAGTGaagaaattcttcagtgcttCATCCAGGGTTGGAGCAAAGAAGG CAGAAATTCAGGAAGCAAAAGCTCCCAGTCCTTCCATAAACCGGCAAACCAGCATTGAAACGGATAGAGTGTCTAAAGAGTTCATAGAATTTCTCAAGACCTTCCACAAGACAGGCCAAGAAATCTATAAGCAGACCAAGCTGTTTTTGGAAGCAATGCATTACAAAAGG GACTTAAGTATTGAGGAGCAGTCAGAGTGTACTCAGGATTTTTACCAGAATGTGGCTGAAAGAATGCAGACTCGTGGAAAAG TGCCTCCAGAAAGAGTTGAGAAGATAATGGATCAGATTGAAAAGTACATCATGACTCGTCTCTATAAATATGTGTTCTGTCCAGAAACTACTGATGATGAGAAGAAAGATCTTGCTATTCAGAAGAGGATCAG AGCCCTGCACTGGGTTACACCTCAGATGCTTTGTGTCCCTGTTAATGAAGAAATTCCAGAAGTGTCCGATATGGTGGTGAAAGCAATTACAG ATATCATTGAGATGGATTCGAAACGTGTGCCCCGGGATAAGTTGGCCTGCATCACCAAGTGCAGCAAGCACATCTTCAATGCCATCAAGATCACCAAGAATGAGCCGGCTTCAGCCGACGACTTCTTACCCACACTCATCTACATTGTCTTGAAGGGCAACCCCCCACGCCTTCAGTCCAACATCCAGTACATCACCCGCTTCTGCAACCCAAGCCGACTGATGACGGGTGAGGATGGCTACTATTTCACCAATCTG tGCTGTGCCGTGGCTTTCATTGAGAAATTAGATGCTCAGTCTTTGAATTTAAGTCAGGAAGATTTTGATCGATACATGTCTGGCCAGACTTCTCCCAGGAAGCAGGAATCTGAGAATTGGTCTCCTGATGCGTGCTTAGGTGTGAAGCAGATGTATAAGAATTTGGACCTCCTGTCTCAGTTGAATGAACGACAGGAAAGGATTATGAATGAAGCCAAGAAACTTGAGAAAGACCTCATAGATTGGACGGATGGAATCGCAAAAGAGGTTCAAGACATTGTTGAGAAATACCCACTTGAAATTAGACCCCCAAATCAGTCTGTAGCAGCTATTGACTCTGAAAATGTTGAAAATGATAAACTTCCTCCACCGTTGCAACCTCAAGTTTATGCAGGAT